A region of the Passer domesticus isolate bPasDom1 chromosome Z, bPasDom1.hap1, whole genome shotgun sequence genome:
ACTGTATTCCATCCAGAGATAAATTTTCCTTCAGAATAGTCAGTCCCTGTATATAGGGTTTGTGTGTTTCAGCATTTTCAGTTCAGTTTGCTGTCCAGCATTGTTGGTACAGTGTCCTACGAATTGCATTTTTTCAGGCAAATAGAGCAGAGTAAAGCACACTGTAAAGAAAAGAGCACAATTAGAACACCTGAagatacagtaatttaaaacaaGTTGTGTGGGGCAAGGGATAAATTGAAAGAAAGCCTTAATACTCTGTGTGCAAATATATATGGCACAGGAGACACGTTTTGCCTTCTCAGATGTCTGAGTTTTAACAGTAAGTGTACACCTGAGTCTACACCATGACACAGGATAGCATTTCAGAAACTGGTGGTGGCTAAATCCTGTGGTGGTCTCTCCAAACAGAAGAGCATTTCAGAATGCCTTCCAGCACACCATGCAGTTTTCCCTCCAGTCACTACTACAGGTGGATCTCCCACAGTTACTACCTGATGCTTGAACAATATTTTTTGGTGCCCTTGCAGTGTGTTATGCTCACTTTTGATGTCAGTATTTGTTTAATACCTTCCTGAAACAAGTCTTTCTTTGGTGGAACACACTCTGGCAGTCATGCTGGATTTCAAGATATTGGAGGCTGCTCATTTAACCAATTGGTTTGCAGAGTGAGAGGAAAATGCACCTTGGACCTTGGGCTGAGTTCAGGAATGTCCCTGCCTTGCTCCCAGGGTTGGGTCAGGGTGTGCTCAGCTTGGGCAGCATGGTCTGCTCAGGGACAGTTCTGTCCTGTAGCTGAGCCCGTGCAGAAGGGCAGGCAGCCCATGCAGCTTCATGTTGGGCAGCTGGAGTACAGCACCTGCCCATTGCATCAGGAAGAGACTTCAGCAGCCACGTGAACAGGGACCAGCAATACAGAGAGGCAACATTTCGGTATGCTCAATCCGGGAGAGTTTGTaggcagctggaggagcagcaaaCTCCTCTCCTGCGTGCCCTTGGGCAGCACACAGCTAtgaaggcagcaggaggagaagctgGGGGGTAGGGCAGTGATGTATGTGATGCAAAGGCATCTGAAAGCTGCAAAAATGCATATTGCATGAGTCTGATCTGCTAACAGATAGTAAAAGGGCCTTTTCAAGTGAGAGGTATTTCTTACTGGAGAAGATCAGTCAGGGGCTCTTGTCAGCACTATCATCAGAAATGAGCAAAAACTTTCTAGTCCAGCAGGCATCTTTGAAATTTTAGCTAGTCGGCCTgttagagaagaaaatgttgaggaaatgcctttggaCAGCAGCTGAATCTGTGGAGTGTGGAGTCCTGCATGGGAAGTGTTGAGAGAGAGTTGGCCTTCCATATcccagagagcagccacagctccagcctgacaGAGCAGGAGTGGTACTGGGCAAGCCTCCCCGTGGAGCATGCTCCAGGAGACAGGAAGGTCACACCACCAGCAAAGTGGTGTCTACCCATCATGGTAAGCCTGTTATAGAAGTACTAAGTAAACATAAATGACTTTATGGTGGTTCAGGGCAGATGAGTAGGCCCGGCAAGCTCTCATTAGATCCGTGGTCCAATGCACATACTCTGCCTAGCTCAGGGTTTGTTCACATGGGATAGCAGAGAAAACAATTTGGCTTTATATAAATAGCAAGTCTTTATTCCTGCCTAGCTGTTGCACATCAAGTAAAGCAGGGATCGTTGTCCCTGAATTCACTCCAGGGAATTCAGAGACACGCCAGAAGCAACACGGAGTAGCTGCTGACACCAGGAGCACCTGTGGGATGAGGTGGTCCAGTGCACTGCCCCCTTTGCAGTGTCTAGTTTTCTCACCTGGACTGTGGCTAAATGGAGCAGTCCACTCCAGGCTGGCAAAGGAATGGCTCATATGTGTCAGCATTGAGGGGTTTTGCCCTATGCAAGCAAGCAGAGTATTGGACTCACAGATTAGACCCACAATCTACAGTTTTGTGGTGAAAGATCATTCTGTCTTTACTTACTGTGAAGTTTAGAAAAGAGCACAGTAGCTGGGCCTGCCTCAGGCTGAAAGATGGATAGACAGAATTTCAATGGCTGGGAATTCTCCCAGGatcaaaagcattttaaagaaatattttttaaaaaatcacagagGTGATACATACTGCTTCTGTCAGTTCTGCAGGCATGTCTTATGTAACTATAAAATCTGTCTGTTCTTCACATGTTGTGGCTGTTTTGTTGgggggtttttctgttttgtttttgtttggttggttggttttggttgttttgttttgttttgttttgttgggtttttttggcagaGTGGGGTACACTATTGCCAGGTCTTATAAAACATTGATTTTCAAGGGTATTTGATAGAGGGTGGAATTTGGTTGGggattttggttgggttttttttgtttggttgtatTTGGGTAGGGATGTTTGGTTGTTTgggcatttttttcctctttttgggAGTGGTGGTTGTtaggttttcttcttttaaagagaaggaaatttgtACTTTGGCTGTTAGATTTTCCAAGTGCATTAGCCACAGCATTGGTAAACAGGGCTACCACTGAGTTCAACTGGGACTTCTCTATAAGATAAGTTATTCATTTTCAAAATTCAggtaataatttatttattctatttttttattatttttctaaaagttTTAATACAGGTAGAGAGGGTATTACAAAAGTCAAGAAAATACACATCACAAATAAAACCAGTGAGGTGTCGTTCCGCTTAATACAGTTGATGTAGATATTTTCTGTGTCTCCGTCCTAGACTTACAGTTGCTGGTAATTCTGCTTGAAATAGTGAACACTCCAAATGAAGATGGCACTACAGGATAAAACAGCCAGGACAACTGCAGTGATTCCTGATGTGTCCTTCCCACAGGAGAGTGAGATGGTAGCCAGCTGAACCCAGCTAGAAAGTTGTATTCAGAGTGCCTTGTTCCTTCAGGATCTTCAGTTTTATCCAGATGTTGCTTGTACTAGGTGATTAAGTCAATCTTAGAGCAGGAGCAGTCCAGAAGGTCATAGCTTAAATTGATTACAAAGTGGCCATCTTGGGGCACTAGCTGGATACTTGGTACAACGTGCATCCTGTTATGGAACACAATTGATATTGATACTCTTGAGATTTGAAAATGCATCTGTGCTGAATGCAGTACATTTGTTGTAATTCAGATCAACATGCTGTAACTTCTTGAGGTTGTGAAATACTTGGTTACTTATTGATGTTAGTTCACAGGATGGTAATATTAGCACCTCTAAATTGGATAGTTGTTGGAACAGTTTGTCCTTTGGCATGATGCCCAAAACAAAGTTATTTTGACTAAGGTCCAAGAACATGAGGTTTTTCAAGCCTTGAAAGACATGCTGGATGCTAGTACTAATGTGGGATGAGGGAAGATCATCTCTAGCATTTGCTAGAGATGGAGATTTTAGAAAGGGCTCTGTAAGGTGTTGATATAGAGAGGAGCGGAGGGTAAGTCCAGCAGCTCTAGGTCAGCACTGTCTTAAATGAGCATGTCCTGGAGACTGATGTGTGTGTTGTGGCTCAGAGTCAGGTAACAAAGTCTGCTCAGAGCTCTCAGCTCTTTGCTGGAGCATCAGAACTTTCAAAGTGACTCTGACTTAAATCTAGATGTTGAAGCTTTGCCAGTTTCTCCAAACagccagagcctggctgcagaaCCTGTGAGTTACCCTTGATGTGGATGAtggtgagggaggggaaggcagcagagctggtgttGCTCAAAGCAGTTTGCACTGAGAACCATCTCCTCTAGCAAGCTCATGCCGCTGATTCCAGGGGGAAGTACATGGATGTGGGTTTGGGATAGGTCCAGCTTTCGGAGCCTGGTTAAACTCTGAAATGTGTCAGCACTTAGATTTCTGAGCTGCCATAACTGCAGAGAGAGATCCTTGACAGAGATACTACAGAGGCCTTGTAAAACATCTGAACTTATGTAGGGCTCCTTTTCCACACCCTAAAATGTTCCCAGCCAAAAGGTCTGAGCTGTGGAGttctgtgtccccagcagaACCCTAGGGATGTCAGCACAGCCCACTAAGTCCAAACTGTAGAAATGTGACTGAAAAGATCCAGGTTCAATGTATGTCATGTTATTGCCTTTAAGGATGAGAGTTATATTGCTGGTCTTCTGTGGAGCTTGGACATCTTCTGCTGTGATTGCTTGTACGTTGTTCATTTGAAAATTGAGTGTTTGAGGTTTCGCGTGGGGAAGTTGGGAGGAAGCTGCAGTGAAGAGATGTGGTTGCTGCCCAAGATGAAGATACCTGAGCTGCCAAGATTTGTCACCGGAATGAAAAACATACTTGTTATTCCTGTCTGTGTTAAGATGCTCCAGGGAACGTGGGCCAGCAAATGCTGTGTCAGACAGAAACATGAGCAGGTTTCTGGTCAGAATGACTGTCTTCAGCTGCCTGTTGCTGGGAAAGGCACCGTCATACACCCAGCTGATCTGACACCTTGAGAAAACAATAGAAAACTGCATCAGTGGCCTGTCTCACAAACTCTCCTGGTAATGTGATTGTACAAAACTGCACCTCATATCTGTTAAACTCCATTTAAACTCCATCTGTTGCCCTCACCAGGGTAAAAGTGTCTTTTTCACTGATGCTTGCCTGGTACTTTGAAGTTCACATTTAATTACAGGGTTCTGCTGAGAAGAAAAACCTGTCCTGAAATGATGGGTGTGAGGAGGCATTTGTGGGAGTCAGGAGACATGAGGTATTTAATGTTTAACTTAATAGGAAGGTCTCTTTTTCTATAAAAATAGACAGCCACTTCCAAGGGCCAAACATGTCTTCCTTCAGTTATTAGGGAAcaataatgaaaattaataaaaatctgCTCTGTGACTTTGCTGTCACTACTGTCTTAGAGGTGGTAATATCTGGAAAATGCATATTTCACCCACTAAATGATTGTCTTTAGAGGAGAAGCTGAGATATTGCCCATGTGGATTGATCTCTGCTTAGCAAAAAAAATTCACCAGTGGTCTGAAGGTGCTGGTAGT
Encoded here:
- the CD180 gene encoding LOW QUALITY PROTEIN: CD180 antigen (The sequence of the model RefSeq protein was modified relative to this genomic sequence to represent the inferred CDS: inserted 7 bases in 5 codons; deleted 3 bases in 2 codons; substituted 5 bases at 5 genomic stop codons) — its product is MQFSIVFSRCQISWVYDGAFPSNRQLKTVILTRNLLMFLSDTAFAGPRSLEXILTQTGITSMFFIPVTNLGSSGIFILGSNHISSLQLPPNFPTRNLKHXNFQMNNVQAITAEDVQAPQKTSNITLILKGNNMTYIEPGSFQSHFYSLDLVGCADIPRVLLGTQNSTAQTFWLGTFXGVEKEPYISSDVLQGLCSISVKDLSLQLWQLRNLSADTFQSLTRLRKLDLSQTHIHVLPPGISGMSLLEEMVLSANCFEXNTSSAAFPSLTIIHIKGNSQVLQPGSGCLEKLAKLQHLDLSQSHFESSXCSSKELRALSRLCYLTLSHNTHISLQDMLIXDSADLELLDLPSAPLYINTLQSPFXNLHLXQMLEDLPSSHISTSIQHVFQGLKNLMFLDLSQNNFVLGIMPKDKLFQQLSNLEVLILPSCELTSISNQVFHNLKKLQHVDLNYNKCTAFSTDAFSNLKSININCVHNRMHVVPSIQLVPQDGHFVINLSYDLLDCSCSKIDLITXYKQHLDKTEDPEGTRHSEYNFLAGXQLATISLSCGKDTSGITAVVLAVLSCSAIFIWSVHYFKQNYQQL